A single window of Columba livia isolate bColLiv1 breed racing homer chromosome 16, bColLiv1.pat.W.v2, whole genome shotgun sequence DNA harbors:
- the ZNF335 gene encoding zinc finger protein 335 isoform X3 — protein MEEDAVPSSSDAAPQAAREEPPESGVGSSEAVSADSSDAAAPGPLSRADDSGVGQSSDSARASGEEVSESSSSTDAVPRIYLPDSSSIAQSTLVSSVSTVSQSIMVSESPQVLVHSSVITDGATIVSDSTASTSSDLGSAIDKIIESTIGPDIIQSCIAVTSVEDGGAETTQYLILQGPDDGAPMVSQVATSALASSLAIEAAADGPTSTCLDQPGPSEPPKRLEVLELPAQPGRAREVDGGEELEQPDMETLEEMMEVVVVQQFKCKMCQYKSVSKKTLINHMKERHFQPVGSALALKKGRPRKGGSAPKTAEEEVAEEEEEDDIMDAGAIDDPEEDSDYNPAEDEPRGRQPKYGHTVPTSSEERPRRRPGRPRKFPRLEDGPEGGDVEPLVTSQSTLSRELQNGEAASSSGLENGSGESLAEPSISQSDSENKDPSSNASPEEADAVPRRRGRPSRCFLGKKYRKYYYKSPKPLMRPYLCRICGSRFLTHDDLRFHVNSHEANDPQLFKCLQCSYRSRRWSSLKEHMFNHVGSKPYKCEECSYTSVYKKDVIRHSTVHSRDRKKRADPPPKLNSFPCPVCNRIYPMQKRLTQHMKTHSTEKPHMCDKCGKSFKKRYTFKMHLLTHIQAIANRRFKCEFCDYVCEDKKVLLNHQLSHMNDKPYKCSFCKYSTFREDFLVSHMAIKHTGGKPFACEFCHFTTKHKKNLRLHVQCRHADSFEEWAQRHPEEPPCRRRPFFTLQQIEELKQQHSQAPAELGASPPMPLGPITHCMLQAASGAEPPVLSQDSLGGATIIYQQDVAESAALATQTALDLLLNMSAQRELQVAVVKPDDSGEAQPPREPQAQEEGAEMDSEEQQKLVTLHVAERGDTVQEAYEEVTLGGSELQQITVPFGGTAEYSIIAPISAEAPAPGALYSEGESPAETCHAVVVGDAVMAEEALKDENSHYIVSSGALGSQFPPVEPGNGDAAFPSPMEGQEAQRAGVKLPLVQCVTRQLQKDSSLSPASEGQEVSSPKVKWPALQGVAKKLLCKVSTAKKLSCKISTAKKFSCKICTAMFTGRAEMESHKRAHVGPSTFKCPDCPFTAALWPEVRSHMVQHASLRPHKCPHCSFASKNKKDLRRHMLTHTNEKPFACQICGQRFNRNGHLKFHMQRLHSAEEKRPGAAAAQQTIILNSDEETLATLQTALQAGQAVLAPEQLQQALGQEHIIVAQEQSVTSQEEATYIQEITTTDGQTVQHLVTSDNQVQYIIAQDGVQHLLPHEYVVVPEGHHIQVQDGQITHIQYEQGGQFLPEPQIQYMPVSPEQQLVTQAQLEAAAHSAVSAVADAAMVQAQGVFSAEATAEQLQQLQQGIHYDVITLTD, from the exons ATGGAGGAGGATGCGGTGCCGAGCAGCAGCGACGCGGCCCCGCAGGCGGCGCGGGAGGAGCCCCCCGAGAGCGGCGTGGGCAGCTCCGAGGCCGTGTCTGCCGACAGCAGCgacgccgccgcccccgggcccCTGTCCCGGGCGGACGATTCCGGCGTGGGCCAGAGCTCCGACAGCGCCAGGGCCTCCGGG gAAGAGGTGTCAgagagcagctccagcacagatGCTGTTCCCCGGATTTACCTGCCAGACTCATCCTCCATCGCCCAGTCCACCTTGGTCTCCAGTGTCTCCACTGTGAGCCAGTCCATCATGGTGTCAGAGTCCCCACAAGTCCTGGTCCACTCCAGCGTCATCACTGATGGAGCCACCATCGTTTCAGACTCCACTGCGTCCACTTCCTCAGACCTGGGCTCTGCCATCGACAAAATCATCGAGTCCACGATCGGGCCCGACATCATCCAGA GCTGCATTGCTGTGACCAGTGTGGAGGATGGCGGGGCTGAGACGACACAGTACCTCATTCTGCAGGGCCCTGATGATG GTGCCCCCATGGTGTCCCAGGTGGCCACCTCGGCTCTGGCCAGCAGCTTGGCGAtagaagctgctgctgatggACCCACCTCCACATGCCTCGACCAGCCCGGCCCTTCGGAGCCTCCCAAGCGGCTGGAAGTGCTGGAGCTGCCGGCGCAGCCAGGTCGGGCCCGAGAGGTggatggtggggaggagctggagcagccggACATGGAGACCCTGGAGGAGATGatggaggtggtggtggtgcagCAGTTCAAGTGCAAGATGTGTCAGTACAAGAGTGTCTCCAAGAAAACGCTAATTAACCACATGAAAGAGCGGCACTTCCAGCCAG TGGGTTCAGCTCTGGCTTTGAAGAAGGGGCGTCCGCGTAAGGGGGGATCTGCTCCAAAGACTGCGGAGGAGGAGGTtgctgaagaagaagaagaggacgATATCATGGATGCTGGTGCTATTGATGACCCTGAAG AGGACAGTGACTATAACCCAGCTGAGGATGAGCCCCGTGGGCGGCAGCCCAAGTACGGCCACACCGTCCCCACGTCCAGCGAGGAGAGGCCGCGGCGGCGCCCGGGGAGGCCCCGCAAGTTCCCTCGTCTAGAGGACGGGCCTGAGG GAGGGGATGTGGAGCCCCTGGTGACATCCCAGAGTACACTGAGCCGTGAGCTGCAGAATGGGGAAGCTGCCAGTTCCTCTGGGCTGGAGAATGGGAGCGGCGAGAGCCTGGCGGAGCCCAGCATCAGCCAGTCCGACTCGGAGAACAAGGACCCATCCTCCAACGCCAGCCCCGAGGAGGCAGATGCGGTGCcgcggcggcgcgggcggcCCTCCCGCTGCTTCCTGGGCAAGAAATACCGCAA GTATTACTACAAGTCCCCCAAACCTCTGATGCGGCCCTACCTGTGTCGGATCTGCGGCTCGCGGTTCCTCACGCATGACGATCTGCGTTTCCACGTTAACTCGCACGAGGCCAATGACCCGCAGCTCTTCAAGTGTCTGCAGTGCAGCTACCGCTCCAGGCGCTGGTCCTCGCTCAAG GAACACATGTTCAACCACGTGGGCAGCAAGCCCTACAAGTGCGAGGAGTGCAGTTACACCAGCGTGTACAAGAAGGACGTCATCCGGCACTCCACGGTGCACAGCCGGGACAG GAAGAAGAGAGCTGATCCG CCCCCGAAGCTGAACTCCTTCCCATGCCCTGTCTGCAACCGCATCTACCCCATGCAGAAGAGGCTCACGCAGCACATGAAGACACACAGCACGGAGAAACCTCACATGTGTGACAAG TGCGGGAAGTCCTTCAAGAAGCGCTACACCTTCAAGATGCACCTGCTGACGCACATCCAGGCCATCGCCAACCGCAG GTTCAAGTGCGAGTTCTGTGACTACGTCTGCGAGGACAAGAAGGTCCTGCTGAACCACCAGCTCTCGCACATGAATGACAAGCCTTACAAGTGCAGCTTCTGCAAGTATTCCACCTTCCGGGAGGACTTCCTGGTCTCGCACATGGCCATCAAGCACACGG GGGGGAAGCCATTTGCCTGCGAGTTCTGCCACTTCACCACCAAGCACAAGAAGAACCTGCGCCTGCATGTGCAGTGCCGCCACGCTGACTCCTTCGAGGAGTGGGCACAGAGGCACCCTGAGGAGCCAccctgccgccgccgcccctTCTTCACACTGCAGCAGATCgaggagctgaagcagcagcacagccaggctccAGCCGAGCTGGGGGCCAGCCCACCG ATGCCTCTTGGCCCCATCACACACTGCATGCTCCAGGCCGCCTCAGGAGCGGAGCCCCCCGTCCTCTCGCAGGATTCCCTGGGAGGAGCCACGATAATTTACCAACAAG ACGTGGCTGAATCGGCAGCGCTGGCCACGCAGACTGCGCTGGATCTGCTGCTGAACATGAGCGCCCAGCGGGAGCTGCAG GTGGCAGTGGTGAAGCCGGATGATTCGGGGGAGGCGCAGCCCCCCCGTGAGCCACAGGCACAGGAGGAGGGTGCAGAGATGGACTctgaggagcagcagaagcTGGTGACACTGCACGTGGCAGAGCGTGGGGACACGGTACAGGAGGCTTACGAGGAGGTGACTCTGGGTGGCTCGGAGCTGCAGCAGATCACTGTCCCGTTTGGCGGGACGGCCGAGTACAGCATCATTGCACCCATCAGCGCAGAAGCCCCGGCTCCAGGCGCACTGTACAG CGAGGGGGAGAGCCCTGCAGAGACGTGCCACGCAGTCGTGGTGGGTGATGCCGTGATGGCAGAGGAGGCCCTGAAGGACGAGAACAGTCACTATATTGTGTCATCCGGTGCACTGGGGAGCCAGTTCCCTCCCGTTGAG CCCGGCAACGGGGACGCTGCCTTTCCCTCACCGATGGAGGGCCAGGAGGCACAGCGTGCTGGTGTCAAGTTGCCCCTGGTGCAGTGTGTCACCAGGCAGCTCCAGAAGGACtcatccttgtccccagcctCCGAGGGGCAGGAAGTCTCATCCCCAAAGGTCAAGTGGCCTGCGCTCCAAGGTGTGGCCAAGAAGCTCTTGTGCAAAGTTTCCACAGCCAAGAAGCTCTCATGCAAGATTTCCACAGCCAAAAAGTTTTCCTGCAAGATTTGCACAGCCATGttcacaggcagagcagagatggAGAGTCACAAGAGAGCCCACGTTGGGCCCAGCACCTTCAAGTGTCCCGACTGCCCGTTCACGGCCGCGCTCTGGCCGGAGGTTCGG AGCCACATGGTCCAGCATGCCAGCCTGCGGCCACACAAGTGCCCCCACTGCAGCTTTGCCTCCAAGAACAAGAAGGACCTGCGCAGGCACATGCTGACACACACCAACGAGAAGCCCTTCGCCTGCCAGATCTGTGGGCAGAG GTTCAACCGTAATGGGCATCTGAAGTTCCACATGCAGCGTTTGCACAGCGCggaggagaagcgaccaggggcagctgctgcccagcagaCCATCATCCTGAACAGTGATGAGGAGACGCTGGCCACCCTGCAGA CGGCTCTGCAGGCCGGCCAGGCAGTGCTGGCTCccgagcagctgcagcaggccctggggcaggagcacATCATCGTTGCACAGGAGCAGAGTGTCACCAGCCAG GAGGAGGCCACGTACATCCAAGAGATCACAACCACCGACGGACAGACCGTGCAGCACTTGGTGACCTCTGACAACCAG
- the ZNF335 gene encoding zinc finger protein 335 isoform X1: MEEDAVPSSSDAAPQAAREEPPESGVGSSEAVSADSSDAAAPGPLSRADDSGVGQSSDSARASGEEVSESSSSTDAVPRIYLPDSSSIAQSTLVSSVSTVSQSIMVSESPQVLVHSSVITDGATIVSDSTASTSSDLGSAIDKIIESTIGPDIIQSCIAVTSVEDGGAETTQYLILQGPDDGAPMVSQVATSALASSLAIEAAADGPTSTCLDQPGPSEPPKRLEVLELPAQPGRAREVDGGEELEQPDMETLEEMMEVVVVQQFKCKMCQYKSVSKKTLINHMKERHFQPVGSALALKKGRPRKGGSAPKTAEEEVAEEEEEDDIMDAGAIDDPEEDSDYNPAEDEPRGRQPKYGHTVPTSSEERPRRRPGRPRKFPRLEDGPEGGDVEPLVTSQSTLSRELQNGEAASSSGLENGSGESLAEPSISQSDSENKDPSSNASPEEADAVPRRRGRPSRCFLGKKYRKYMGRRYYYKSPKPLMRPYLCRICGSRFLTHDDLRFHVNSHEANDPQLFKCLQCSYRSRRWSSLKEHMFNHVGSKPYKCEECSYTSVYKKDVIRHSTVHSRDRKKRADPPPKLNSFPCPVCNRIYPMQKRLTQHMKTHSTEKPHMCDKCGKSFKKRYTFKMHLLTHIQAIANRRFKCEFCDYVCEDKKVLLNHQLSHMNDKPYKCSFCKYSTFREDFLVSHMAIKHTGGKPFACEFCHFTTKHKKNLRLHVQCRHADSFEEWAQRHPEEPPCRRRPFFTLQQIEELKQQHSQAPAELGASPPMPLGPITHCMLQAASGAEPPVLSQDSLGGATIIYQQDVAESAALATQTALDLLLNMSAQRELQVAVVKPDDSGEAQPPREPQAQEEGAEMDSEEQQKLVTLHVAERGDTVQEAYEEVTLGGSELQQITVPFGGTAEYSIIAPISAEAPAPGALYSEGESPAETCHAVVVGDAVMAEEALKDENSHYIVSSGALGSQFPPVEPGNGDAAFPSPMEGQEAQRAGVKLPLVQCVTRQLQKDSSLSPASEGQEVSSPKVKWPALQGVAKKLLCKVSTAKKLSCKISTAKKFSCKICTAMFTGRAEMESHKRAHVGPSTFKCPDCPFTAALWPEVRSHMVQHASLRPHKCPHCSFASKNKKDLRRHMLTHTNEKPFACQICGQRFNRNGHLKFHMQRLHSAEEKRPGAAAAQQTIILNSDEETLATLQTALQAGQAVLAPEQLQQALGQEHIIVAQEQSVTSQEEATYIQEITTTDGQTVQHLVTSDNQVQYIIAQDGVQHLLPHEYVVVPEGHHIQVQDGQITHIQYEQGGQFLPEPQIQYMPVSPEQQLVTQAQLEAAAHSAVSAVADAAMVQAQGVFSAEATAEQLQQLQQGIHYDVITLTD, from the exons ATGGAGGAGGATGCGGTGCCGAGCAGCAGCGACGCGGCCCCGCAGGCGGCGCGGGAGGAGCCCCCCGAGAGCGGCGTGGGCAGCTCCGAGGCCGTGTCTGCCGACAGCAGCgacgccgccgcccccgggcccCTGTCCCGGGCGGACGATTCCGGCGTGGGCCAGAGCTCCGACAGCGCCAGGGCCTCCGGG gAAGAGGTGTCAgagagcagctccagcacagatGCTGTTCCCCGGATTTACCTGCCAGACTCATCCTCCATCGCCCAGTCCACCTTGGTCTCCAGTGTCTCCACTGTGAGCCAGTCCATCATGGTGTCAGAGTCCCCACAAGTCCTGGTCCACTCCAGCGTCATCACTGATGGAGCCACCATCGTTTCAGACTCCACTGCGTCCACTTCCTCAGACCTGGGCTCTGCCATCGACAAAATCATCGAGTCCACGATCGGGCCCGACATCATCCAGA GCTGCATTGCTGTGACCAGTGTGGAGGATGGCGGGGCTGAGACGACACAGTACCTCATTCTGCAGGGCCCTGATGATG GTGCCCCCATGGTGTCCCAGGTGGCCACCTCGGCTCTGGCCAGCAGCTTGGCGAtagaagctgctgctgatggACCCACCTCCACATGCCTCGACCAGCCCGGCCCTTCGGAGCCTCCCAAGCGGCTGGAAGTGCTGGAGCTGCCGGCGCAGCCAGGTCGGGCCCGAGAGGTggatggtggggaggagctggagcagccggACATGGAGACCCTGGAGGAGATGatggaggtggtggtggtgcagCAGTTCAAGTGCAAGATGTGTCAGTACAAGAGTGTCTCCAAGAAAACGCTAATTAACCACATGAAAGAGCGGCACTTCCAGCCAG TGGGTTCAGCTCTGGCTTTGAAGAAGGGGCGTCCGCGTAAGGGGGGATCTGCTCCAAAGACTGCGGAGGAGGAGGTtgctgaagaagaagaagaggacgATATCATGGATGCTGGTGCTATTGATGACCCTGAAG AGGACAGTGACTATAACCCAGCTGAGGATGAGCCCCGTGGGCGGCAGCCCAAGTACGGCCACACCGTCCCCACGTCCAGCGAGGAGAGGCCGCGGCGGCGCCCGGGGAGGCCCCGCAAGTTCCCTCGTCTAGAGGACGGGCCTGAGG GAGGGGATGTGGAGCCCCTGGTGACATCCCAGAGTACACTGAGCCGTGAGCTGCAGAATGGGGAAGCTGCCAGTTCCTCTGGGCTGGAGAATGGGAGCGGCGAGAGCCTGGCGGAGCCCAGCATCAGCCAGTCCGACTCGGAGAACAAGGACCCATCCTCCAACGCCAGCCCCGAGGAGGCAGATGCGGTGCcgcggcggcgcgggcggcCCTCCCGCTGCTTCCTGGGCAAGAAATACCGCAAGTACATGGGGCGCAG GTATTACTACAAGTCCCCCAAACCTCTGATGCGGCCCTACCTGTGTCGGATCTGCGGCTCGCGGTTCCTCACGCATGACGATCTGCGTTTCCACGTTAACTCGCACGAGGCCAATGACCCGCAGCTCTTCAAGTGTCTGCAGTGCAGCTACCGCTCCAGGCGCTGGTCCTCGCTCAAG GAACACATGTTCAACCACGTGGGCAGCAAGCCCTACAAGTGCGAGGAGTGCAGTTACACCAGCGTGTACAAGAAGGACGTCATCCGGCACTCCACGGTGCACAGCCGGGACAG GAAGAAGAGAGCTGATCCG CCCCCGAAGCTGAACTCCTTCCCATGCCCTGTCTGCAACCGCATCTACCCCATGCAGAAGAGGCTCACGCAGCACATGAAGACACACAGCACGGAGAAACCTCACATGTGTGACAAG TGCGGGAAGTCCTTCAAGAAGCGCTACACCTTCAAGATGCACCTGCTGACGCACATCCAGGCCATCGCCAACCGCAG GTTCAAGTGCGAGTTCTGTGACTACGTCTGCGAGGACAAGAAGGTCCTGCTGAACCACCAGCTCTCGCACATGAATGACAAGCCTTACAAGTGCAGCTTCTGCAAGTATTCCACCTTCCGGGAGGACTTCCTGGTCTCGCACATGGCCATCAAGCACACGG GGGGGAAGCCATTTGCCTGCGAGTTCTGCCACTTCACCACCAAGCACAAGAAGAACCTGCGCCTGCATGTGCAGTGCCGCCACGCTGACTCCTTCGAGGAGTGGGCACAGAGGCACCCTGAGGAGCCAccctgccgccgccgcccctTCTTCACACTGCAGCAGATCgaggagctgaagcagcagcacagccaggctccAGCCGAGCTGGGGGCCAGCCCACCG ATGCCTCTTGGCCCCATCACACACTGCATGCTCCAGGCCGCCTCAGGAGCGGAGCCCCCCGTCCTCTCGCAGGATTCCCTGGGAGGAGCCACGATAATTTACCAACAAG ACGTGGCTGAATCGGCAGCGCTGGCCACGCAGACTGCGCTGGATCTGCTGCTGAACATGAGCGCCCAGCGGGAGCTGCAG GTGGCAGTGGTGAAGCCGGATGATTCGGGGGAGGCGCAGCCCCCCCGTGAGCCACAGGCACAGGAGGAGGGTGCAGAGATGGACTctgaggagcagcagaagcTGGTGACACTGCACGTGGCAGAGCGTGGGGACACGGTACAGGAGGCTTACGAGGAGGTGACTCTGGGTGGCTCGGAGCTGCAGCAGATCACTGTCCCGTTTGGCGGGACGGCCGAGTACAGCATCATTGCACCCATCAGCGCAGAAGCCCCGGCTCCAGGCGCACTGTACAG CGAGGGGGAGAGCCCTGCAGAGACGTGCCACGCAGTCGTGGTGGGTGATGCCGTGATGGCAGAGGAGGCCCTGAAGGACGAGAACAGTCACTATATTGTGTCATCCGGTGCACTGGGGAGCCAGTTCCCTCCCGTTGAG CCCGGCAACGGGGACGCTGCCTTTCCCTCACCGATGGAGGGCCAGGAGGCACAGCGTGCTGGTGTCAAGTTGCCCCTGGTGCAGTGTGTCACCAGGCAGCTCCAGAAGGACtcatccttgtccccagcctCCGAGGGGCAGGAAGTCTCATCCCCAAAGGTCAAGTGGCCTGCGCTCCAAGGTGTGGCCAAGAAGCTCTTGTGCAAAGTTTCCACAGCCAAGAAGCTCTCATGCAAGATTTCCACAGCCAAAAAGTTTTCCTGCAAGATTTGCACAGCCATGttcacaggcagagcagagatggAGAGTCACAAGAGAGCCCACGTTGGGCCCAGCACCTTCAAGTGTCCCGACTGCCCGTTCACGGCCGCGCTCTGGCCGGAGGTTCGG AGCCACATGGTCCAGCATGCCAGCCTGCGGCCACACAAGTGCCCCCACTGCAGCTTTGCCTCCAAGAACAAGAAGGACCTGCGCAGGCACATGCTGACACACACCAACGAGAAGCCCTTCGCCTGCCAGATCTGTGGGCAGAG GTTCAACCGTAATGGGCATCTGAAGTTCCACATGCAGCGTTTGCACAGCGCggaggagaagcgaccaggggcagctgctgcccagcagaCCATCATCCTGAACAGTGATGAGGAGACGCTGGCCACCCTGCAGA CGGCTCTGCAGGCCGGCCAGGCAGTGCTGGCTCccgagcagctgcagcaggccctggggcaggagcacATCATCGTTGCACAGGAGCAGAGTGTCACCAGCCAG GAGGAGGCCACGTACATCCAAGAGATCACAACCACCGACGGACAGACCGTGCAGCACTTGGTGACCTCTGACAACCAG